From a single Pseudobutyrivibrio xylanivorans genomic region:
- the glmM gene encoding phosphoglucosamine mutase: MGRLFGTDGVRGVAGSELTIDLARSLGQAGAYVLTKEASHQPTIIVGCDTRISGTMLASALMSGICSVGANAVYVGVLPTPAIAYLTRKHKVDAGVVISASHNPMEFNGIKFFNGDGFKLSDELEDEIQALIESGMKGINLPTGAEIGKIDYRFDLGREYVDFLKHTVPLDLSGLKIVIDCAEGASYRTSVACLSEMGAELITIHNNPDGTNINSNCGSTHMDELKARVVAENAQVGLAFDGDADRMLAVDEKGRLVDGDQIMAICAKHMKDKGTLKKDTCVVTVMTNLGFTLMAKEQGINVESTKVGDRYVLENMLANGYNIGGEQSGHVIFLDDNTTGDGLLSALHLLRVMVETGKPLSELASIMEVLPQALVNAKVPNHKKESYMEYPEIATAIEKLGEKFAGEGRVLIRPSGTEPLVRVMIEGKDQAEIEADAKALAELITKTIL; this comes from the coding sequence ATGGGAAGATTATTTGGTACAGACGGAGTCAGAGGAGTAGCAGGCTCAGAACTTACTATAGATTTGGCTCGTTCACTTGGTCAGGCAGGTGCTTATGTGCTTACAAAAGAGGCTAGTCATCAGCCTACAATTATTGTTGGCTGTGACACTCGTATCTCAGGTACTATGCTTGCTTCAGCACTTATGAGTGGTATTTGCTCAGTTGGTGCAAACGCCGTATATGTTGGTGTGCTTCCAACACCAGCAATTGCTTATCTTACACGCAAGCACAAGGTCGATGCAGGTGTTGTTATTTCAGCAAGTCATAACCCAATGGAATTTAATGGAATTAAGTTCTTCAATGGTGATGGATTCAAGCTTTCAGACGAGCTCGAGGATGAGATTCAGGCCCTTATTGAAAGTGGTATGAAGGGTATTAATCTCCCAACTGGTGCTGAAATCGGAAAGATTGATTATCGTTTTGATTTAGGTCGCGAGTACGTTGATTTCCTTAAGCACACAGTGCCACTTGATTTATCAGGTCTTAAGATTGTTATTGACTGTGCAGAGGGAGCTTCTTATCGTACAAGCGTTGCATGCCTTTCAGAGATGGGAGCAGAGCTTATCACAATCCACAACAATCCAGATGGAACAAACATCAACAGCAACTGTGGCTCAACTCACATGGATGAGCTTAAAGCCCGTGTTGTTGCTGAAAATGCACAGGTTGGACTTGCATTTGATGGTGATGCTGATAGAATGCTTGCAGTAGATGAGAAGGGGCGTCTTGTTGATGGCGACCAGATTATGGCAATCTGCGCAAAGCATATGAAGGATAAGGGTACTCTTAAGAAGGATACCTGCGTTGTTACTGTAATGACAAACCTTGGATTCACACTCATGGCTAAAGAACAGGGCATAAATGTAGAGTCTACAAAGGTTGGCGATAGATATGTTTTAGAAAATATGCTTGCTAATGGATATAATATCGGAGGCGAGCAGAGTGGACATGTTATCTTCCTTGATGACAATACCACTGGTGATGGATTGCTTTCCGCACTTCACCTTCTTCGTGTAATGGTTGAGACAGGCAAGCCACTTTCAGAGCTTGCATCTATTATGGAGGTACTTCCACAGGCTCTTGTGAATGCAAAGGTTCCAAATCACAAGAAAGAGAGCTACATGGAGTATCCTGAGATTGCTACAGCAATCGAAAAACTTGGGGAGAAGTTCGCTGGCGAAGGCCGAGTTCTCATCCGTCCATCTGGCACAGAGCCACTGGTTCGTGTCATGATAGAAGGAAAGGATCAGGCAGAAATTGAGGCTGACGCAAAAGCGTTAGCAGAATTAATCACGAAAACGATATTATAG
- the rfbA gene encoding glucose-1-phosphate thymidylyltransferase RfbA, which yields MKGIILAGGSGTRLYPLTKAISKQIMPIYDKPMIYYPLSTLMLAGIREVLIISTPRDLPVFEELLGDGSQLGMDIQYAVQEHPNGLAEAFIIGADFIGSDAVALVLGDNIFYGQSFSKVLLSAATRTESEPGATIFGYYVRDPREYGVVEFDENGVAISIEEKPAEPKSNYAVPGLYFYDNSVVEIAKTIKPSARGELEITAVNNEYLNRGNLHVETLGRGFAWLDTGNHDMLLQAAEFVSTFQKRQGMYISCIEEIAYKRGFINKDQLLKLAEPLMKTAYGQYLVDVSNGL from the coding sequence ATGAAAGGTATTATACTTGCTGGAGGTTCCGGCACAAGACTTTACCCATTAACAAAAGCTATTAGCAAGCAGATTATGCCAATCTATGACAAGCCAATGATTTACTATCCATTGTCTACACTTATGTTGGCAGGTATCAGAGAGGTGCTTATCATCTCTACACCAAGAGATCTTCCAGTATTCGAGGAGCTCCTCGGAGATGGTTCACAGCTTGGTATGGATATTCAGTATGCAGTTCAGGAGCATCCAAACGGACTTGCTGAGGCATTTATTATCGGTGCAGATTTCATCGGAAGCGATGCTGTAGCTCTCGTGCTTGGCGATAACATTTTCTATGGCCAGTCATTCTCAAAGGTGCTTCTTTCAGCAGCTACAAGAACAGAATCTGAACCAGGTGCAACAATCTTCGGTTACTATGTTCGCGACCCAAGAGAGTATGGCGTAGTAGAATTCGACGAGAATGGCGTAGCAATCTCTATCGAGGAGAAGCCTGCTGAGCCAAAGAGCAACTATGCTGTTCCAGGACTTTACTTCTATGACAACTCAGTTGTAGAAATTGCAAAGACAATCAAGCCTTCAGCACGTGGAGAGCTTGAAATCACAGCAGTAAATAATGAGTATCTCAACCGTGGAAATCTCCATGTAGAGACACTTGGCCGTGGATTTGCATGGCTTGACACAGGAAACCATGATATGCTTCTTCAGGCAGCAGAGTTTGTAAGTACATTCCAAAAGAGACAGGGTATGTACATCTCATGCATCGAAGAAATCGCATACAAGCGTGGTTTCATCAACAAGGACCAGCTCCTCAAGCTTGCTGAGCCACTCATGAAGACTGCGTACGGACAGTATCTCGTAGACGTATCTAACGGATTATAA
- the cdaA gene encoding diadenylate cyclase CdaA has translation MDAFIDDYFNVNIPDVSITDAIEVIIIAYFMYHLLVWVKNSRVWMLIRGVLIIMLFFLVAAIFQMNTILWLGEKLVSVAVTVLIVVFQPELRRALEQIGRRKITSLFSWNILKTGAKKFDDSTIVGLVTACYEMGAVKTGALIVVENDMQLTEFERTGIGIDAVVSRQLLINIFEKNTPLHDGAVIVRGDRVVSATCYLPLSDNMALSKDLGTRHRAAVGISEVSDSLTIVVSEETGTVSYAREGRIVRDVKEDELIAELRRLQNPDEETSKTEAAEKEGRA, from the coding sequence ATGGATGCCTTCATCGATGATTATTTCAATGTAAATATTCCCGATGTTTCCATCACAGACGCAATCGAGGTTATCATAATTGCATATTTCATGTACCACCTGCTTGTTTGGGTGAAAAACAGCAGGGTGTGGATGCTAATTAGAGGCGTGCTTATCATCATGCTTTTCTTCTTAGTTGCGGCTATTTTCCAGATGAACACAATCCTTTGGTTGGGCGAGAAGCTGGTATCGGTAGCAGTGACGGTGCTTATTGTCGTGTTCCAGCCGGAGCTGCGTAGAGCTTTGGAGCAGATTGGTCGAAGGAAAATCACCTCGCTATTTTCGTGGAACATACTTAAAACTGGCGCAAAGAAGTTTGATGATTCTACTATCGTAGGCCTTGTTACAGCCTGCTACGAAATGGGCGCAGTAAAGACAGGTGCGCTTATTGTTGTTGAAAATGACATGCAGCTGACCGAATTTGAGAGAACCGGTATTGGTATTGATGCGGTTGTCAGCCGCCAGCTGCTTATTAATATTTTTGAAAAAAACACTCCGCTTCACGATGGCGCAGTAATTGTTAGAGGAGACAGGGTAGTTTCTGCTACCTGCTATCTGCCACTTTCTGATAACATGGCGCTCTCAAAGGATTTGGGAACAAGACATCGTGCAGCTGTTGGTATCAGTGAGGTTTCTGATTCACTTACAATTGTTGTTTCAGAGGAGACAGGTACAGTTTCCTATGCAAGGGAAGGTCGTATCGTTCGCGATGTGAAGGAAGATGAGCTTATTGCAGAGCTTAGAAGGCTTCAGAATCCTGATGAAGAAACAAGCAAAACAGAAGCAGCAGAAAAGGAGGGCAGAGCATGA
- a CDS encoding ComF family protein, producing the protein MNSYLRYIIDVSLGLLYPKRCVACDNVLLKIEKEAGFCQSCQKKIRLVGKDYCLKCGAPVNNPQAEFCTSCKNASHVYTQNKAVFRYSGDMKNAMYRFKYSNKRCYGKVFAKYAVKSYGKWLQQNNIEAIIPVPMYQKKERKRGYNQAEIFAKALSDVSGIPVNSKIVRRNGDTVAMKQLNSLKRKKNLLKAFSLAKNDVQFKKVLIVDDIYTTGTTMDEVAKILRSGGVQEVYGMCVCIGETQ; encoded by the coding sequence ATGAATTCCTACCTAAGATATATTATAGACGTAAGTTTGGGATTATTGTATCCAAAACGTTGTGTGGCTTGCGATAATGTTTTATTGAAAATAGAAAAAGAAGCAGGTTTTTGTCAGTCTTGTCAAAAGAAAATCAGGCTTGTTGGAAAAGACTATTGTCTGAAATGTGGTGCGCCAGTTAACAATCCACAGGCGGAGTTTTGCACAAGCTGTAAGAATGCCAGCCATGTTTATACACAAAATAAAGCAGTTTTCAGATACTCAGGTGATATGAAAAATGCCATGTATAGATTTAAATATAGTAATAAACGGTGTTATGGCAAGGTGTTTGCCAAATATGCAGTAAAAAGCTATGGAAAATGGCTACAGCAAAATAACATAGAAGCAATAATTCCTGTTCCAATGTACCAGAAAAAGGAGAGGAAGCGTGGGTACAATCAGGCAGAGATTTTTGCAAAGGCACTTAGTGATGTAAGTGGTATTCCCGTTAATTCAAAAATAGTCAGACGAAATGGTGATACTGTAGCCATGAAACAACTAAATAGTCTAAAAAGAAAGAAAAATCTGTTAAAAGCTTTTAGTTTGGCAAAAAATGATGTACAATTTAAAAAAGTGCTTATAGTAGATGATATTTACACAACAGGGACAACAATGGATGAAGTAGCCAAGATACTTAGAAGCGGCGGAGTTCAAGAAGTATATGGCATGTGCGTATGCATAGGAGAAACCCAATAA
- a CDS encoding ABC transporter substrate-binding protein, whose translation MKKRLLSLILAATMTFSLVGCGKKSADTPKDEVNEESESDSYSYNITALLSEDNTYNRVLLQGFTDCLTDYLGNEHFSISTSVVNEDQTSDQLAANAITKSPDMIFTAGKSTLLSAKNATDIIPIVATGIVDFKGTLRIASLNGKSWDNTTNTNITGVSSKPSIVDQVSLMIEATDDLQTVGILFSPEDTDAIYQNEIFEAYLDQAGIPWKEYLIPASDTATSIGEQEEQNSTALTPSKYVASSAKQGMDNDVIALGEDTILGLNSTSSTRVALVSQFWTSGKVVPETEVVEESSDEEDTENTVSKTDSKNNEEEPEEITLESLIQEACSECSAIYIPFGSILSDQMETIGNIATENGVTIVAGDTTIGEHALVTLFSDPYALGYAAGKKAVKVFNEGDISTIKIGSVDSDNSVKLYNGTIAEQLGKEFPKSFKELTEFLETYEYGSTTTRYTASGEE comes from the coding sequence ATGAAAAAAAGATTATTAAGTTTGATTTTGGCAGCAACAATGACATTTTCCCTAGTTGGATGTGGAAAAAAATCTGCTGACACACCAAAAGATGAGGTAAACGAAGAATCTGAAAGCGATTCATATTCGTATAATATAACAGCACTTTTATCAGAAGACAATACTTATAATAGGGTTCTTCTTCAGGGCTTCACTGATTGCCTCACGGATTATCTAGGCAATGAGCATTTTTCAATCAGCACCTCCGTTGTGAACGAGGATCAGACTAGTGATCAGCTTGCAGCAAATGCTATCACCAAGTCACCAGATATGATTTTTACTGCTGGTAAATCAACTCTTTTATCAGCAAAGAATGCTACCGATATTATTCCAATCGTAGCTACAGGTATTGTTGATTTCAAGGGTACACTTCGTATCGCAAGCCTTAACGGTAAGAGCTGGGATAATACTACCAACACAAATATCACTGGCGTAAGCTCAAAGCCTAGCATTGTTGATCAGGTTTCACTTATGATAGAAGCAACCGATGATTTACAGACTGTAGGCATCCTCTTCTCCCCTGAGGATACTGATGCTATCTATCAAAACGAGATTTTTGAGGCTTATTTAGACCAGGCTGGAATCCCTTGGAAGGAATATCTGATTCCTGCATCTGATACAGCAACATCAATTGGTGAGCAGGAGGAGCAAAACTCCACCGCGTTGACTCCTAGCAAGTACGTGGCATCCTCTGCTAAGCAAGGTATGGATAATGATGTTATCGCTTTGGGAGAAGATACAATCCTTGGTCTTAACTCTACCTCTTCCACCCGTGTTGCCCTTGTTTCACAGTTTTGGACCAGTGGAAAGGTTGTTCCAGAGACAGAGGTAGTCGAAGAATCTTCCGATGAAGAAGATACTGAGAACACTGTTTCAAAAACAGATTCCAAGAACAACGAGGAAGAGCCTGAAGAAATCACACTTGAAAGTCTAATTCAGGAAGCCTGCTCAGAATGCTCTGCAATTTATATTCCATTCGGCAGCATTCTTTCTGACCAGATGGAAACCATCGGAAACATTGCCACCGAGAACGGCGTTACAATCGTGGCAGGTGACACTACAATCGGTGAGCATGCCCTTGTTACACTTTTCTCAGATCCATACGCTCTAGGCTATGCTGCTGGAAAGAAGGCCGTAAAGGTCTTCAATGAAGGCGATATTAGTACAATCAAAATCGGAAGCGTTGATTCCGATAATTCTGTTAAGCTTTACAACGGTACAATTGCCGAACAGCTCGGCAAGGAATTTCCAAAATCTTTCAAGGAGCTCACTGAATTCCTTGAAACTTACGAGTATGGCAGTACAACTACTCGATACACTGCCTCAGGAGAAGAATAA
- a CDS encoding glycosyltransferase encodes MILHVIKSNIYSGAENVVCQIIKGLSGHEEFIYMAPHGPIEDKLKSIGLYDCYRGIDALTISEIKKAVDELQPTVVQAHDFTASVLCGFALKGRVPVISHIHCNPLWLKNPLHPNSISYMIASRWFSQIIAVSDAVANEYVYSGALKCPITTLGNPFSVKQVLEAGETASAGSSDILYVGRFNEAKNPLGAIKIFEAIPYHDDLTFRMVGNGELLDECQAYATSQGLNVHFEGFQDNVYKYMKTAKLLLMPSIFEGFGLVALEAMSLGKPVVCSGVGGLSDIINDSCGYICCDTTAYVNSIDELLSDSGVYEAKSRTAKLRAASFDNLDTYCKNILAIYKSFS; translated from the coding sequence ATGATACTTCACGTAATCAAATCCAACATCTATTCTGGTGCAGAAAATGTAGTGTGCCAGATTATCAAAGGTCTTTCAGGTCATGAGGAGTTCATTTATATGGCTCCTCACGGACCAATTGAAGACAAATTAAAATCTATTGGTCTTTATGATTGCTATCGCGGCATCGACGCTCTCACTATTTCTGAAATTAAAAAGGCTGTGGATGAACTACAACCGACTGTTGTTCAGGCCCACGATTTTACTGCAAGTGTGCTTTGTGGCTTTGCTCTAAAAGGACGCGTTCCAGTGATTTCGCACATCCACTGCAATCCACTTTGGTTGAAAAATCCATTACACCCTAATTCAATTTCATATATGATAGCCAGCAGATGGTTCAGCCAGATAATTGCTGTTTCCGATGCTGTGGCAAATGAATATGTGTACAGCGGAGCGTTGAAGTGTCCAATCACAACACTTGGAAATCCTTTTTCTGTAAAACAGGTTCTTGAAGCCGGCGAGACTGCATCGGCTGGCAGTTCAGATATCCTATATGTTGGTCGTTTCAACGAAGCCAAAAACCCACTTGGCGCTATAAAGATTTTTGAAGCTATTCCATACCATGATGATCTTACATTTAGAATGGTTGGAAATGGAGAGCTTTTAGATGAGTGTCAGGCTTACGCAACAAGCCAAGGCCTTAATGTTCACTTCGAGGGCTTTCAGGATAATGTCTACAAATATATGAAAACCGCAAAGCTTCTGCTAATGCCTTCAATCTTTGAAGGTTTTGGTCTTGTTGCCCTAGAAGCTATGTCTCTTGGCAAGCCAGTAGTATGCTCTGGTGTAGGAGGCCTCTCAGATATTATCAACGACTCCTGCGGATATATCTGTTGCGACACCACCGCCTACGTAAATAGCATAGACGAATTACTATCAGACTCTGGCGTTTACGAAGCCAAATCCCGTACTGCAAAGCTTCGCGCTGCGTCCTTCGACAATCTTGATACGTATTGCAAGAACATACTCGCTATTTACAAATCATTCAGCTAA
- the rfbD gene encoding dTDP-4-dehydrorhamnose reductase — MRKILVTGCNGQLGRAIQKEYGNEVEFILTDVVEGEMISPLNIMDLDEVLSFVEAKKPDVIINCAAATNVDGCEKDWDFAYKLNALGPRNLAIAATKVGAKLVHVSTDYVFPGNATKPITEFDQPAPISAYGKTKYEGEKFVQQFADKWFIVRTAWLYGDGKNFVKTMLSLAENHDELSVVCDQLGSPTSAAELARMIHHLEPTENYGIFHGTCEGDTNWADFTEEIFKLMGINVKVNHVTSEEYKKMNPASADRPHYSILDNYMLRLTSGYKMADWKDALKEYLA; from the coding sequence ATGAGAAAGATACTAGTAACTGGATGCAATGGCCAGCTTGGTCGTGCAATTCAAAAGGAGTATGGCAACGAGGTCGAGTTTATCTTGACAGACGTAGTTGAGGGGGAGATGATTTCTCCACTTAACATCATGGATTTAGATGAGGTACTTAGTTTTGTTGAGGCTAAGAAGCCAGATGTTATCATTAACTGTGCTGCAGCTACTAATGTAGATGGCTGCGAGAAGGATTGGGATTTTGCATATAAGCTTAATGCACTTGGTCCTAGAAACCTTGCTATTGCAGCTACAAAGGTTGGCGCAAAGCTTGTGCATGTTAGTACAGATTATGTATTCCCAGGCAATGCGACAAAGCCTATCACAGAGTTTGACCAGCCAGCACCAATCAGTGCTTATGGCAAGACAAAGTATGAGGGTGAGAAGTTTGTTCAGCAGTTTGCTGATAAGTGGTTCATCGTTCGCACAGCATGGCTTTATGGCGATGGAAAGAACTTCGTTAAGACAATGCTTAGCTTAGCTGAGAATCACGATGAACTTTCAGTTGTATGTGATCAGCTTGGTTCACCAACTTCAGCAGCAGAGCTTGCTCGCATGATTCATCATCTTGAGCCTACAGAGAACTATGGTATTTTCCATGGAACATGTGAGGGAGATACAAACTGGGCTGATTTCACAGAAGAGATTTTCAAGCTCATGGGAATCAATGTAAAGGTTAATCATGTGACTAGCGAGGAGTACAAGAAGATGAATCCAGCTAGCGCTGACAGACCACACTATTCAATTTTGGATAATTACATGCTTCGTCTCACAAGCGGCTATAAGATGGCTGATTGGAAAGATGCATTAAAAGAATATTTAGCATAA
- a CDS encoding YbbR-like domain-containing protein has translation MKQKIINALTKDIGLKILAIIFSFFLWLVVVNIDDPKQTRTFTSVVTVTNADVLTQAGKLYEIKDGVNTVSFRVTAKRSIIEKLSPSDFSAIADMNNLENAERIPVTIAAKSYANYVTISSRQNYLYVILKDLTTERFVISAQTSGTLEPELAVEEVTCSPTVITVTGPQEEVEKIASVVATANITGVSSNFTENVIPKFYDKDGETVDTSNFNLSVSTVSVSVAFVNTKAVDIVVKTSGTLSPELTLGSIKTDPSSVMIIGEASALNDVSNITIPDTVINLSNLTGSFTTSVDISSYLPDGVQLSEGTSSKVAIYVTMAGETASTVDVPAENIELKNVPRGLAAALDSKTVTVNVFGSEQALASLKADSVKGYIDCTALGEGEGQNAVLQFENVDGVTIQNTSVTVSVIADPNATEEDSATESDETKED, from the coding sequence ATGAAGCAGAAGATTATAAATGCCCTCACAAAGGATATCGGATTAAAGATACTTGCAATTATCTTTTCATTTTTCCTTTGGTTGGTTGTTGTAAATATTGATGATCCAAAGCAGACAAGGACATTCACATCTGTAGTTACAGTTACAAATGCAGATGTTTTGACACAGGCTGGAAAGCTTTACGAGATAAAGGATGGAGTTAATACAGTAAGCTTCCGTGTTACAGCAAAGCGATCCATTATTGAAAAACTCTCACCATCAGATTTTTCTGCGATAGCAGATATGAATAATCTGGAAAACGCTGAGAGAATACCGGTTACTATCGCTGCAAAATCTTATGCAAACTATGTAACCATTTCTAGCAGACAGAATTATTTGTATGTTATTTTGAAGGATTTGACCACAGAGCGTTTTGTTATAAGTGCCCAGACCTCTGGAACACTGGAGCCAGAGCTTGCAGTGGAGGAGGTTACCTGTAGTCCAACAGTCATAACTGTGACAGGCCCACAGGAAGAGGTGGAAAAGATTGCAAGTGTTGTGGCTACGGCCAATATCACAGGTGTTAGCAGCAACTTTACTGAGAATGTTATCCCGAAGTTTTACGATAAGGATGGCGAGACTGTTGATACATCAAACTTCAATTTGTCAGTATCTACTGTCAGCGTTAGTGTAGCATTCGTAAATACAAAGGCAGTTGATATTGTGGTTAAGACTAGCGGTACGCTTTCACCGGAATTGACACTGGGTTCAATCAAGACTGACCCATCGTCAGTTATGATTATAGGTGAAGCTAGTGCACTTAACGATGTTAGCAACATCACTATTCCAGATACAGTTATTAATTTATCGAACCTTACAGGTTCATTTACAACTTCAGTTGATATTAGTTCTTACCTGCCAGATGGTGTTCAGCTTTCAGAGGGAACATCTTCCAAGGTTGCAATTTATGTTACAATGGCTGGCGAGACTGCCTCAACAGTAGATGTTCCAGCTGAGAATATTGAGCTGAAGAATGTTCCGCGAGGATTGGCAGCCGCCCTTGACTCAAAGACCGTTACGGTGAATGTATTCGGAAGCGAGCAGGCATTGGCTTCACTGAAAGCAGATTCAGTAAAGGGATATATCGACTGTACAGCTCTCGGAGAGGGCGAGGGACAGAATGCAGTATTGCAGTTCGAGAATGTTGATGGAGTAACTATTCAAAATACATCAGTCACGGTTTCAGTAATCGCAGATCCAAATGCAACAGAAGAGGATAGTGCGACAGAAAGTGATGAAACGAAAGAGGATTAA
- a CDS encoding HPr family phosphocarrier protein, translated as MVSKKVKIKNATGLHLRPAGLLCEISMKYSSKVTFHTDNNYEANAKSVLSVLGACVKTGEEIEVFCDGIDETEALDDIVNSIEAGLGE; from the coding sequence ATGGTTTCTAAAAAAGTGAAGATAAAGAATGCGACAGGGTTGCACTTGCGCCCAGCGGGACTTCTATGCGAAATTTCAATGAAGTATAGCAGCAAGGTGACCTTTCACACTGACAATAACTACGAGGCGAATGCAAAATCAGTACTTAGCGTACTAGGCGCCTGCGTAAAGACAGGAGAGGAAATCGAAGTATTTTGCGATGGCATAGACGAGACTGAAGCTCTCGACGACATCGTAAATTCTATTGAAGCAGGATTAGGAGAATAG
- a CDS encoding flagellar protein: MDVRNCRTCGRLFNYLGGPNICQACRDETEKKFQNVKEYIRENPRASIQEISDANEVSTNQLRQWIREERLQFSDDSPIGIECEICGATIKTGKYCDNCKNNTANALAKSIEKPQAPERPKEKPKKENKMRFIQK, from the coding sequence ATGGATGTTCGTAACTGTAGAACTTGTGGAAGATTATTCAATTATCTTGGGGGACCAAATATCTGCCAAGCCTGCCGCGATGAAACTGAAAAGAAGTTCCAGAATGTAAAGGAGTATATCCGAGAAAATCCACGAGCTTCCATTCAGGAAATATCAGATGCTAATGAAGTTTCTACAAATCAGCTTCGTCAGTGGATTCGTGAGGAGCGCCTGCAGTTCTCTGATGATTCTCCAATAGGAATTGAGTGCGAGATTTGTGGTGCAACAATTAAGACAGGTAAGTATTGTGATAATTGCAAGAACAATACAGCTAATGCTCTCGCAAAGTCTATTGAAAAGCCACAGGCACCAGAACGACCTAAGGAGAAACCAAAGAAAGAAAACAAGATGCGCTTCATCCAGAAGTAA
- the leuA gene encoding 2-isopropylmalate synthase: MLNYKRYKANPVLQFPERTWPNKQITKAPIWCSVDLRDGNQALVEPMNVDEKMELFDLLIKLGFKEIEIGFPAASQIEFDFLRQLVAENKIPDDVKVQVLSQCREELIDRTFEAIQGIKNVIFHIYNSTSTLQRDVVFNAEKDEIIEIAKKGTQMVKDRLCKYDGNLQLEYSPESFTGTEVEFSLDICTAVQETWDHATDAPIIFNLPATVEMNTPNVYADQIEWMSTHFKDRDNIILSIHPHNDRGTGVAITELGLLAGADRVEGTLLGNGERTGNVDILTIAYNMFSQGVNPELNLDDIKEIVEICERVTKMPTDARHPYAGELVFTAFSGSHQDAINKGVKAMRERQNMYWEVPYLPIDPADIGRKYEPVVRINSQSGKGGVAFVMDTVYGFKLPKKMQREFADVVQYISEKQGGEVTPQRIMEAFKSQYLENKEPLTLEYVVIQDSKETDDTVAVLDFSYHGEKFHSEAEGNGPIDAVKLAIKQCVPELEFTLIDYTEHTLAQAQGSGAKAAAYIEMRDERHGNTTFGVGVSSNITRASIRSLFSAYNRLIAKAKDYV; encoded by the coding sequence ATGTTGAACTACAAGCGTTACAAAGCAAACCCTGTGTTACAGTTCCCAGAACGTACCTGGCCGAACAAGCAGATTACTAAAGCCCCAATTTGGTGCTCAGTTGATCTACGAGATGGCAACCAGGCCCTCGTCGAACCAATGAATGTCGACGAAAAGATGGAACTATTTGACCTCCTAATTAAGCTAGGCTTTAAAGAAATTGAGATTGGATTTCCTGCAGCATCTCAAATTGAATTCGATTTTTTAAGACAGTTAGTTGCTGAAAATAAAATTCCAGATGATGTAAAAGTGCAGGTGCTTTCGCAGTGCCGTGAGGAATTGATAGATCGTACCTTTGAAGCTATTCAAGGTATTAAGAATGTTATTTTCCATATTTACAATTCAACATCTACTCTTCAGCGAGACGTTGTTTTCAACGCTGAAAAGGATGAGATTATCGAGATTGCAAAGAAGGGTACACAAATGGTGAAGGACCGTCTTTGCAAATATGATGGAAACCTTCAGCTTGAATATTCGCCAGAGTCTTTTACTGGCACTGAGGTGGAATTTTCACTTGATATTTGTACAGCTGTTCAGGAAACATGGGATCACGCAACAGATGCTCCTATCATTTTTAACCTTCCTGCAACAGTCGAGATGAATACACCAAATGTTTACGCAGACCAGATTGAGTGGATGAGCACACATTTTAAGGACAGAGATAATATTATCCTTTCTATTCATCCACATAACGACAGAGGAACAGGCGTGGCTATCACAGAGCTTGGACTTCTTGCAGGTGCAGACCGTGTAGAGGGAACACTCCTTGGAAACGGTGAGCGCACTGGAAACGTAGATATTCTTACAATTGCTTACAATATGTTTTCACAGGGTGTCAATCCAGAACTTAATTTGGATGATATCAAGGAAATTGTGGAAATTTGTGAGAGAGTTACAAAAATGCCAACAGACGCAAGACATCCATACGCTGGTGAGCTTGTGTTTACAGCATTCTCTGGTTCACACCAGGATGCAATAAATAAAGGCGTTAAAGCAATGCGCGAACGCCAAAACATGTATTGGGAGGTTCCATATCTTCCAATCGATCCGGCAGATATCGGCAGAAAGTATGAGCCAGTGGTTCGTATCAACAGCCAGTCTGGCAAGGGCGGCGTTGCCTTTGTTATGGATACAGTTTATGGCTTCAAGCTTCCAAAGAAGATGCAAAGAGAGTTTGCAGATGTTGTTCAGTACATTTCTGAAAAGCAGGGTGGAGAGGTTACACCACAGCGCATTATGGAGGCTTTCAAGTCTCAGTATTTAGAGAACAAGGAGCCACTTACACTGGAGTATGTGGTTATCCAGGACAGCAAAGAAACAGACGATACAGTTGCTGTGCTTGATTTCAGCTATCATGGAGAGAAGTTCCATTCAGAAGCTGAAGGAAATGGACCTATTGATGCCGTTAAGCTTGCTATCAAGCAGTGTGTTCCAGAGCTTGAGTTTACACTCATCGACTACACAGAGCATACACTTGCTCAGGCTCAGGGTTCTGGTGCTAAGGCTGCGGCATATATTGAAATGCGTGATGAGCGCCACGGCAATACCACTTTCGGCGTTGGCGTAAGCTCAAATATTACACGTGCGTCTATCCGAAGCCTGTTCTCTGCATATAACAGACTAATAGCTAAAGCTAAGGATTATGTGTAA